Part of the Rhodopirellula islandica genome is shown below.
AGACGTCCGTGCAGAAGCCTTTCGCGGGAACGATTTCACCGTTGTGAAAATAGGAACCGTCAAAGTAGGCGTTGTCCCAAAGGTCGGGTGTTTGGCCGATCCCGCCTCCACCGTGTCGATAGACCTCGGTGAAGCCACGATCTTCGGGACGATACGGGTAGTTGTCACCCAGGTGCCACTTGCCAAACATCCCCGTTTCGTAACCAGAGTCGGCGAACATTTGCCCCACGGTGACTTCGTTCTCACGCAGCATCGATCGGCCCATGATCGTGTGCCAGACACCAGTGCGATTGGTCCAGTGTCCGGTCAGAAACGAACATCGGGTGGGCGAACAAGTCGGCGCGACATGGTAGTCGCTCAGTCCGGAGCTTTCTGACGCCAGACGATCGATGTTGGGAGTCTTGATGATCGGATTTCCTGTGCAGCCAAGGTCGCCGTAGCCCTGATCGTCGGAAATGACAATGACCACATTGGGAGATTCAGCGGCGGCGGAGAGGGCGTTCGCTGCGATCACCATCGCGAGGAAGGCGAGGCAGGCGGAATGGATCTTTCTCATGAGTTGCTCGGTTTGGCTGGGGATTGCGTGTCAAACAGTGGGAGCAAGTTTATCCGAAGCAGGCCGGCAGGAGTCTTTCGGCATGGAACTGTTTTGCTAAGACGCTGTCGCTCCCACGTACAACCGGGGCGAACGCCCACCCAAGCCGAACACGACCACCGGAATCGTTCTCTACCTTGCAAGACGCCGGAATCGCGATGGGGCAACGCTGTCGGTGGAGAGGGGCGGGGTGCACGGCGGGTCCAGCTCAGGATCCATGAGTTTCAATCGGACAACGGTGGTGGTTGGCAGAGACGATCAAACAGGTTGCATGCCGAAAAAAACCGGAACCCCCGTCATCCGCGAATGACATGATTTATCGCATTCCTACGACCGTCAAAGATGTGCGAGTTCAAAGTAGGCGACCCTGGAACTTGGATCAACAATCAACAGGATTGGCTCAGCACCACCGCGGCCAAACCGCAGTGCATCAGCGGGTATTCCAGACGAATCGTACCAAGAAGGGATTCCTTCCAAACGCATTGGCTCGTCACGTTGTGTCAGTGAAAGTCCGTGAGACTTGACAATGGGTGTTAGGTCTTCAAAGTCTGAAAAACGAAATCGAAAGAAGTGAGAAAAATCGATGCCCTGCTGCGTGTAGTGCTGGATGCCCGTGAATGGTGAAGGATCGCTATCAACGACGGTTTTGAACCACCGCTCCGCCTCATCCGGTGCAGATTCGCCGGACTCCATCGCAAGCATGACCCAAAGGCCCCCGCAGGCAAGCAGACCGACGGCCGCACCGCCGAAAATCGCGGCGATGCAGTACCCGACCCACTGGCGTTCGCGGTCAATTCGGTCTCGGTTGAACAACCTCATGTCACCAAGTCGTTGATCACTCGGATTCACTTCGCGTTGCGGTGCCACTCACAAACGTGACCCACGTTCCGTCTTCGGCGAGCATTCGAGATTGGATAGAGAGTTCCTTTTCGGATTTGAACTCATAGATGTCTTCAAACTTGGTTGCCGTTCCATCCGACATGAAATTGGGCCCCTCCGCTTCCAACGTCAAGATCTTGCCCGTGGAGTCGACTTGACCTTCATAGTGCCACATCATGGAGGTGACCGAGTCGATCCAAGTGCCCACGTACTTCTGTTTGGTTTCATCGAAGCCGATTGTTTGGATGCCATGCATTGGCGTTCCCGCGTAGTCGCCTTCCATGGTGTTGGTCAGCCAAAAACCGCCGAGCATGCGGGATGTCATTTTGCCTTCGGATTGAACTGGCGGTTGGTCGGGTCCCATGCTTGATTCCGACTTGGTCGTCCAGACGCCTGAAAATTGCTGCAGCCATTGGTGCTCTTGCGTCGGTTTGGGCATCGCCGGTTGCTCTTGCGCAGCCGCGTCTCCAATGAACCACCAAGCGAATGCCAGCGTCAGCAGCGGAAGTGATTTTTGCATGTTTCGGTTCCTGGTCCGTGAAAGGTTTCGATGGCTGCGTTTCATTCTGATCGAAAGCGATGGTCAGAATCGACAAAACGCAGGGAATTCTGAATGTGGCTGGCACCTTGCGGTAGTGCCGTTGGTCGGTTCCGTTCCAACCAAGCGTACAGCTCCTTCCGCTTTTTCGCGATCGGCGTGACGCGTTTGGGAAGGCGTTACAGCCCGATCGATGGATCGCATTCCCGGTCATCGAGATCTGGCACGGACGACTTTCGTCGGGTCCACCTCAGCTGGAAGACAGCAACTTCCTCGGCCAGGAATGTCGCAACAGACTTTCGAGCGGAACCGTGGCGACCCCCGATCGATTCGGACGCGCACGAATCAGGGGGCCAGCCGAATCGGTTGGGTTCCAGTGCGGTTCTGGGCGATCAGGTGCCAGGCATCCGTTTTGTGGGTATGTTTCTATGGATCTGAAAATCGTTTCCCCATCTGATTCGCCTGACTTCATGACCATTCAGCTGATAGTGACTCACGCGGGCGGAGCCCACAAAGACGATTTCCTTGCCTGCAGCCTGCTGGCGCATTTGCATGGGGTTCCGATTCAGCGACGCGATCCAACCGAGGAAGACTTGGCCAATCCAGCGGTCTGTGTCGTTGATGTCGGTGGGGTGCATGATCCGCAACAGAAGAACTTTGACCATCACCAGTTCCCCCGCGATGCCCCGCCACTTTGTGCCCTGTCGCTGGTGCTCCAGGACATCGGGCTCTACGAAGACGCCCTGTCCTTTTGTGCTTGGCTTCGTCCAGCGGAATGGCTGGACACGTTGGGGCCCAACGAAACAGCCAAGTTGATGGAGATTCCGCGTGCGGCGTTGGGATCGCTCAATTCGCCGCTCGACATGACGCTGCTGAATCGATTTGCGAGCCACACGGAACTTGATTCAGAAAGTCCTGTCTACCAAGTCATGTGCATGGTGGGGGAGGACATTGTCAACTACTTGCGGACATTGCGTGAACGGCTGGACTACTTGAAGGAGCACGTTCAGTACTGGACGATTGAAACCGATGAGGAGCCGATCCAAGCCTTGTTCTTGGAACAAAGGGACGCGATTTCAGAGGACCCTTCGTTTGGAATATACGCGTTCATCGAGAGCGAAGGAAAGGAAAATGAGATCCAGGCAACGGTCTCCCCGGATCGGCGAGGCGATGGGTACGGACTGTCGCGTTACAACGACAGTCAACGCTTGGATTTTTCGCAAATTGAATCGCACGAAGACGTTCGCTTTGCGCACAAGCGAGGCTTTGTCGCCAAGGTCTCCACGAAGGACCCGGCGCAGCTCAAGGAACTGTTGAAACTCGCCGTGGTCAGAGTGGTCAGCTGAAAGTGTGATGCCCCCTCACCCTAACCCTCTCCCCCATGAAGCATGTGGGAGAGGGGACAAGAGCAACGCCTCCTGTCACCCTTTCAGGGCTTTGGTGCTGCTCGCGATTTCGAATCCACGGGCTCGCGCCCGTGGCGACAACCTGCCGTCCCGTTGGGACTGAGATAGCCACGAAGTGGCGACAGGTTGTAGCCGTCGGCGTGAGCCGAAGGAAATCGTTGTGATGCCCCCTGACCCTCGCCCTCTCCCCCATGAAGCATGTGGGAGAGGGGACAAGAGCGACGCCTCCTGTCACCCTTTCAGGGCTTTGGTGTTGCTCGCGATTTCGAATCCACGGGCTCGCGCCCGTGGCGACAACCTGCCGTCCCGTTGGGACTGAGATAGCCACGAAGTGGCGACAGGTTGTAGCCGTCGGCGTGAGCCGAAGGAAATCGTTGTGATGCCCCCTCACCCTCGCCCTCGCCCCAATGAAGCATGTGGGAGAGGGGACCTGCGCTTTCTCGGCTTCATTCCTTGTTCGCGTCGTCCTTGTTCGAGGGTGCGTCGTTGAGGCCCTCCGAATCAGCCGCTTCCTGTTTTCGGAACGCTTCGAACTCGTCTCGCATCTTTTCGGTCTCCTTGCGGAGTTCGGCGAGTGACTTTCGCAATTCGACGACCTCGGCCGGGGCGGCGGGCGCTGTCTCATTCAGGCTCTTGATCGCTCGATCGGCAGACTGTTTGATGCGGTCATTGGACGAACCAGCGTAGGAATCCAAGATCGCACTGGCACGTCGATCCCCTAGCGATCCCAACGCTCCGATCATGGCGGCTTGAACCGTGGTCTTGGGATGGTCCAGTTGCGACACGAGGTAGTCAAAGCACTCCGCTTCCATTTCAGTGCCCTTGCTGAGTTTCGCCAGGGTGCTGACGGCGCGAGACATCCCGCGTGAATTCATGTCGCCACCACGTGCCTGCATCATTTCCAGCAGCGGAGCCGCGTAATACGGATCGTTCTGGCGGCCCATTGCACTGATGGCGGCCAACGCCAATTCGTCTTGGAACGACTCGACGTTCAGTAGCTCGACCAACTTCGCTTGGGTCGTTTCGCCATGGAACTTTGCGAGGGCTGCGACCGCAGAGGCTTGGATCGCCGGGTTGGTTTCTGTTTCCAAAACCAACATCGCGGTTTCCAGCGTGCCGGGTTCAAAGGGCCGCAGCATGGCACCGACCACTTCCGAGCGAACGCGAGCATCGCTTTGATCTTTCCAGCTTGCTCGGAGAACCT
Proteins encoded:
- a CDS encoding MYG1 family protein translates to MDLKIVSPSDSPDFMTIQLIVTHAGGAHKDDFLACSLLAHLHGVPIQRRDPTEEDLANPAVCVVDVGGVHDPQQKNFDHHQFPRDAPPLCALSLVLQDIGLYEDALSFCAWLRPAEWLDTLGPNETAKLMEIPRAALGSLNSPLDMTLLNRFASHTELDSESPVYQVMCMVGEDIVNYLRTLRERLDYLKEHVQYWTIETDEEPIQALFLEQRDAISEDPSFGIYAFIESEGKENEIQATVSPDRRGDGYGLSRYNDSQRLDFSQIESHEDVRFAHKRGFVAKVSTKDPAQLKELLKLAVVRVVS
- a CDS encoding DUF1579 domain-containing protein, with the protein product MQKSLPLLTLAFAWWFIGDAAAQEQPAMPKPTQEHQWLQQFSGVWTTKSESSMGPDQPPVQSEGKMTSRMLGGFWLTNTMEGDYAGTPMHGIQTIGFDETKQKYVGTWIDSVTSMMWHYEGQVDSTGKILTLEAEGPNFMSDGTATKFEDIYEFKSEKELSIQSRMLAEDGTWVTFVSGTATRSESE